CTACATGATGGAGGAACGGGATAAGCGCTGTGATGAGCGCGTCCTTCGTGTAGAGCAAAGGCGATGACTTGGAGGCCCCATTACTGAGCATACTGCATTGACGCTGGAGGGGCGTTAGGCATGCCTGCTGGCATCGAGAGAAGGGTTGTACAAGCGCTTCGGAGGCTGACTAGGAGGCGTAGCTGTGTCTCCGTGGCCGAGCTAGCTGCAGAGGCGCGTCTCACGCCAAGCGATGTACATAGAGCGCTAGAGGTGCTTGAGCACAGGAAGCTGGTAGTCGTCTCAGGCGACAAGGTTTGCTATATAGGCGGCGCGCTGGATGAGCAGGCTCATGTTATTGGGCGGGAGCTGCGCCGTGTACTGGACGAGGCCAGGTCTAGAAGGAGTATAGTAGCCTCCGTCTACGAGGTGGAGCGTAGCCCATTACGAGTCGTGGTTATAGTGAGGCGGGATGGGGTTGTTTTTGCTGTCCTTCCCGTGACTGGTAGGGAGCCTGCTGAACGGCTAGTAGGTTTAGCTAGAAGGCTTGCCCGGCTAGCCCGCCGCATAGCAGAGCAAGGCTGCAACGAGTTCTGCGTAGACCGCATTACTCCCCGGCTGGTTGTTCCCGTGCTAGCGTCTGACTATGGCGCGCCAAGGCTCATAGAGGGTGTCTTGTTCCGGCCCGCAAGGGGCCTACTCAACCTCATAATCGAGCCTGGGGCTGCGCTTTCTGACCCGTTTGTCCGTGTCTATGAATGCAACCGTCAAGCTAGACGAGAGGAATCTCAATATATCGAGTAGCTGTTAGCTCTACTATACCCTCTATCTTCGCGTACTCCCTAGCCAGCTTATCCGGGTCAGCGCGTGTAGCGACAAGCCCGCGCGCCAACTGACAGTACTCCTTAGTCCTGGCAGCCTCCTCGTAGACTCCTATACGC
The window above is part of the Pyrodictium abyssi genome. Proteins encoded here:
- a CDS encoding helix-turn-helix domain-containing protein, with protein sequence MPAGIERRVVQALRRLTRRRSCVSVAELAAEARLTPSDVHRALEVLEHRKLVVVSGDKVCYIGGALDEQAHVIGRELRRVLDEARSRRSIVASVYEVERSPLRVVVIVRRDGVVFAVLPVTGREPAERLVGLARRLARLARRIAEQGCNEFCVDRITPRLVVPVLASDYGAPRLIEGVLFRPARGLLNLIIEPGAALSDPFVRVYECNRQARREESQYIE